The Gasterosteus aculeatus chromosome 8, fGasAcu3.hap1.1, whole genome shotgun sequence genome has a window encoding:
- the c8h1orf210 gene encoding type III endosome membrane protein TEMP, translated as MLSTAAPTATDNGTSPTLPTSKSHNWEFLVAVLVTAISISIVIALIAKCQVIRRYLDSYRHTRLRETDTISQCDPSGLEVEFDVHGARGINPHRVPPVSEEDDDGFIEDNYIPASERARAERAAENMEDMEDLEDLEDTEEEMDEIEFSIA; from the exons ATGCTCTCCACAGCTGCTCCAACAGCAACAGACAATG gcACGTCGCCAACGCTGCCAACGAGTAAATCTCACAACTGGGAGTTCCTGGTGGCTGTCCTGGTCACggccatctccatctccattgtTATCGCCCTCATAGCTAAATGCCAGGTGATCCGGCGCTATCTGGACAGCTACAGGCACACGCGGCTGAGGGAGACAGACACCATCAGCCAATGCGACCCATCAG GGCTGGAGGTGGAATTTGACGTGCACGGGGCACGTGGGATCAACCCTCACCGCGTCCCTCCCGTGAGCGAGGAAGACGACGACGGCTTCATCGAGGACAACTACATTCCGGccagcgagagagcgagagccgAAAGAGCAGCGGAGAACATGGAGGACATGGAGGACTTGGAGGACTtggaggacacggaggaggagatggatgaAATTGAGTTTTCCATCGCTTAG